Genomic DNA from Paenibacillus donghaensis:
GCGTTAACATTTCTCTTCAACTGTATTTACACTGAAAGCTTATCATGAGGGACGAAGATGATGAGAAGGAGACGCATACACAAATGAAATCCATCATTGACATAGAGAAGCTTGATCTCTACTATGATTCTTTCCACGCGCTGAAGAACGTGGATTTGCAAATTCCCGAGAAGCAGGTTACTGCTTTTATCGGTCCCTCCGGGTGCGGAAAGTCCACGCTGCTGCGTACTCTCAACCGGATGAATGACATGATCCCGGGCACAAGAATTGAAGGAACCGTCAATATCAGCGGCAAAAATATCTACAGCGACGAGGTAGAGGTGGAGAGTCTGCGCAAGCAGGTCGGCATGGTATTCCAACAGCCGAATCCTTTTCCCAAGTCGATATATGACAATGTGGCCTATGGCCCGAGACTGCATGGCAATCCTTCCAAAAGCGAGCTGGATGAACTGGTGGAGCAAAGCCTGCGCCAATCGGCACTGTGGGAGGAAGTGAAGGATTTCCTGAAGAAGTCTGCCCTCAGCTTGTCCGGCGGACAGCAGCAGCGTCTGTGTATTGCCAGAGCACTGGCGGTGCAGCCTGACATTCTGCTGATGGATGAGGCGACCTCTGCCCTTGATCCGATCTCCACGCTGAAGATCGAAGAGCTGGTCCAGGAGCTGAGAAGCAAGTATACGATCGTTATGGTCACGCATAATATGCATCAGGCCGCGCGCGTATCGGGACGTACTGTGTTCTT
This window encodes:
- the pstB gene encoding phosphate ABC transporter ATP-binding protein PstB, which translates into the protein MKSIIDIEKLDLYYDSFHALKNVDLQIPEKQVTAFIGPSGCGKSTLLRTLNRMNDMIPGTRIEGTVNISGKNIYSDEVEVESLRKQVGMVFQQPNPFPKSIYDNVAYGPRLHGNPSKSELDELVEQSLRQSALWEEVKDFLKKSALSLSGGQQQRLCIARALAVQPDILLMDEATSALDPISTLKIEELVQELRSKYTIVMVTHNMHQAARVSGRTVFFLNGVIVEAADTELLFSNPKDSRTEDYISGRFG